A window of the Drosophila mauritiana strain mau12 unplaced genomic scaffold, ASM438214v1 Y_27, whole genome shotgun sequence genome harbors these coding sequences:
- the LOC117150063 gene encoding uncharacterized protein LOC117150063 produces the protein MNSVPHPHIYFAFDYNLCNMYPRRKDGSTKSLGGGVCCMLTVVCCGLLEWATCNKYVRPALQVICSRFQHTSPPSFGEDRYNLPFVRKRSCEELSHAAVIAFL, from the exons atgaattctgttccgcatccacatatttattttgcctttgattacaatttatgcaatat gtacccccgccGGAAGGACGGAAGCACCAAGTCGCTAGGAGGAGGTGTTTGTTGTATGTTGACTGTGGTCTGTTGCGGCCTCTTGGAGTGGGCCACTTGCAACAAGTATGTCCGGCCGGCGTTGCAGGTTATTTGTTCTCGGTTTCAGCATACCTCGCCGCCGTCATTTGGTGAAGATCG ATACAATTTGCCGTTCGTCAGGAAGAGGAGTTGCGAAGAGTTGTCCCACGCAGCtgttattgcatttttatag